The Deinococcus sp. AJ005 genome includes a window with the following:
- a CDS encoding glycoside hydrolase family 2 protein: MTVFAPWLLHDFAPGEGERQQAHTPELDTAGWLPVAVPGDVHRTLVAAGRLPEPFYDRNEPEADWIQEREWWYRTILTGPQDALAPDERLRLVFDGVDTYATYYLNGEVLGTSQNMFREYAFDVTIKLRPGPNTLAVRLDPPLQHVNLAQVPAWDPEIVKPKVAMRKAQFGYGWDWGPVLPTFGLWRGVKLRRERAARLTGVQFATVTLNATHTFAVVTASVEVERFATDAPLNAEFTLTLPSGEALTRQLTLEAGQTGGEVSFELRDPALWWTHDLGTPALHSLEVRLLLDDQPLDQLSQQVGVRTIHLDQSPDADEPGTRFFRFVLNGLPIFARGANWIPADSFVGTLTRARYEPPIRLAQQGHMNMLRVWGGGVYEHDAFYDLCDELGLLVWQDFMFACAPYPETDELAQEVRAEAEYQVRRLRSHASMALWCGNNENQWIQEMRYLTRATGDLYYAKILPEVVTELDGQVPYWPGSPFGGNDHNSMLDGDRHNWDVWHGQRPIVRQFGDPIGLDRTPEGVSYRNYAVDMGRFISEFGMHAAPALRTLRRVIPEGELYHHSPSMDHHNKDNPKNKGDALMEGTTGLPGDLAEYLLFSQVAQAEGLRFGIEHYRRRMPHCSGALIWQLNDCWPVLSWSVIDSDNVPKAGYWFARRAFAPLLASVKPLEGGGAEIWLTSERREEVRDTLTGRLMDFAGQTLWTRDVDVQMGHGQSFAVLNLAAEELHADGHHYLRLESRGGQFEASTHFFVEIKDLKLPQTLPILEARAQPDGSLSLSVTASQYSYLVHFTSDEVVTFSDNFFDLEAGQSRTVTATHPVRALRPEDVELKMFQARQLQQ, encoded by the coding sequence ATGACTGTATTTGCTCCCTGGCTCCTTCACGATTTCGCCCCCGGAGAGGGAGAACGGCAGCAGGCCCACACGCCTGAACTGGACACTGCTGGCTGGCTCCCGGTTGCTGTGCCCGGCGACGTTCACCGCACCCTGGTGGCGGCGGGCCGCCTGCCCGAACCGTTCTATGACCGCAACGAGCCGGAAGCCGACTGGATTCAGGAGCGCGAGTGGTGGTACCGCACCATCCTGACTGGCCCGCAGGACGCCCTGGCCCCGGACGAGCGCCTGCGGCTGGTCTTTGACGGCGTGGACACCTACGCCACCTATTACCTCAACGGCGAGGTATTGGGAACCAGTCAGAACATGTTCCGCGAATACGCTTTTGACGTAACTATCAAGCTGCGGCCCGGCCCCAACACGCTGGCGGTGCGCCTCGATCCGCCACTTCAGCACGTTAATCTGGCGCAGGTTCCGGCCTGGGACCCCGAGATCGTCAAGCCGAAGGTGGCGATGCGGAAAGCGCAGTTCGGCTACGGCTGGGACTGGGGTCCGGTGCTGCCCACCTTTGGGCTGTGGCGCGGCGTGAAGTTGCGCCGCGAACGGGCCGCGCGGCTGACTGGCGTGCAATTTGCTACGGTAACACTCAATGCCACCCACACGTTTGCAGTGGTCACGGCGAGTGTGGAGGTGGAGCGCTTCGCAACCGACGCCCCCCTGAATGCCGAATTCACGCTGACCCTGCCCTCCGGCGAGGCCCTGACCCGGCAACTCACGCTGGAGGCCGGACAGACGGGGGGCGAGGTGTCGTTTGAGCTGCGTGATCCGGCCCTGTGGTGGACCCACGACCTGGGAACGCCTGCGCTGCACAGTCTGGAAGTGCGCCTGTTGCTGGACGATCAGCCGCTGGACCAGCTCAGCCAGCAAGTCGGCGTCCGCACCATCCATCTGGACCAGTCGCCCGACGCCGACGAACCCGGCACCCGCTTTTTCCGCTTTGTCCTCAACGGGTTGCCAATCTTCGCGCGGGGGGCCAACTGGATTCCTGCCGACTCCTTTGTGGGGACCCTGACGCGCGCGCGCTACGAACCGCCGATCCGGCTGGCCCAGCAGGGCCATATGAACATGCTGCGCGTCTGGGGCGGCGGGGTGTACGAGCATGACGCCTTCTATGACCTGTGCGACGAGTTGGGATTGCTGGTCTGGCAGGACTTCATGTTCGCCTGTGCGCCATACCCCGAAACAGACGAACTGGCCCAGGAGGTCCGGGCCGAGGCGGAGTATCAGGTGCGGCGGCTGCGAAGCCACGCCAGCATGGCGCTGTGGTGCGGCAACAACGAGAACCAGTGGATTCAGGAGATGCGTTATCTGACGCGGGCCACGGGTGACCTGTATTACGCCAAAATTCTGCCCGAAGTGGTGACAGAACTTGATGGTCAGGTGCCGTATTGGCCGGGCAGCCCCTTCGGCGGCAACGATCACAACTCGATGTTAGACGGTGACCGCCACAACTGGGACGTGTGGCACGGCCAACGTCCCATCGTGCGGCAGTTTGGCGACCCCATCGGGCTGGACCGCACGCCCGAGGGCGTGTCTTACCGCAATTACGCTGTGGACATGGGCCGTTTTATCAGCGAATTTGGCATGCACGCCGCGCCTGCCCTGCGGACCCTGCGGCGCGTGATCCCTGAAGGCGAGCTGTACCACCACAGCCCCAGCATGGACCACCACAACAAGGACAACCCCAAGAACAAGGGCGACGCCCTGATGGAAGGGACCACCGGCCTGCCCGGCGATCTGGCCGAATACCTGCTGTTCTCCCAGGTGGCCCAGGCAGAGGGTCTCAGGTTCGGCATCGAACACTACCGCCGCCGCATGCCGCACTGCTCGGGGGCGCTGATCTGGCAGCTCAACGACTGCTGGCCGGTGCTGAGCTGGAGCGTGATTGATTCGGACAACGTGCCCAAAGCCGGGTACTGGTTTGCCCGGCGGGCTTTCGCGCCGCTGCTGGCAAGTGTTAAGCCGCTGGAGGGCGGCGGTGCAGAGATCTGGCTCACCAGCGAGCGCCGGGAAGAGGTACGCGACACCCTGACTGGGCGCCTGATGGACTTCGCCGGGCAGACCCTCTGGACGCGGGACGTGGACGTTCAGATGGGCCACGGCCAGAGCTTCGCGGTCCTGAATCTGGCAGCGGAAGAATTGCATGCCGACGGCCACCATTATTTGCGTCTGGAATCGCGGGGCGGCCAGTTTGAGGCCAGCACCCATTTCTTCGTGGAGATCAAGGACCTGAAGCTGCCCCAGACCCTTCCCATCCTGGAGGCCCGCGCCCAGCCGGACGGCAGCCTGAGCCTGAGCGTCACGGCCAGCCAGTACAGCTACCTCGTCCACTTCACCAGCGACGAGGTGGTTACTTTCAGCGACAATTTCTTTGACCTGGAGGCTGGACAGAGCCGCACCGTCACGGCCACCCACCCGGTCCGGGCGCTGCGGCCAGAGGACGTGGAACTGAAGATGTTTCAGGCACGTCAGCTTCAGCAATGA
- a CDS encoding mannonate dehydratase: MTWADLRGVLARDQLLPLFTPDGQGLVRARLETLQNAELTARAPQVAGNFAALLHDFSDLRLETRNGRRLREHLASFLRAVVPEAVRLANHPDAPPWPMLGLPRVVSTAANLDFLVGARPDEHHGLTFCTGSLGARADNNLPALARRYAAWIHFVHARNVRRSGEQDFQEVAHLSAHGDVKLARAVMLLERLRPAQIMVGRSGA; the protein is encoded by the coding sequence ATGACCTGGGCAGATCTGCGCGGCGTGCTGGCCCGTGACCAGCTGTTGCCTCTCTTCACGCCGGATGGTCAGGGGCTGGTCCGTGCGCGCCTGGAAACCCTCCAGAACGCCGAATTGACCGCCCGTGCCCCACAGGTCGCCGGAAACTTTGCCGCTTTGCTCCACGATTTTTCTGATCTGCGGCTGGAAACCAGAAATGGCCGCCGCCTGCGCGAACATCTGGCGTCTTTCCTGCGGGCAGTGGTTCCCGAGGCGGTGCGGCTGGCCAATCATCCTGACGCTCCACCCTGGCCGATGCTGGGGCTGCCGCGCGTGGTCAGCACCGCCGCCAATCTGGATTTTCTGGTTGGTGCCAGGCCGGACGAACACCACGGCCTGACGTTCTGTACCGGTTCGCTGGGGGCGCGGGCGGACAACAATCTGCCCGCGCTGGCACGGCGCTATGCGGCGTGGATTCACTTCGTCCATGCCCGCAACGTACGTCGCAGTGGCGAACAGGATTTTCAGGAGGTGGCCCATCTCAGCGCCCACGGTGACGTGAAGCTGGCCCGAGCCGTCATGCTGCTTGAGCGGCTGCGCCCCGCCCAGATCATGGTCGGACGATCTGGGGCGTGA